A stretch of the Nicotiana tabacum cultivar K326 chromosome 6, ASM71507v2, whole genome shotgun sequence genome encodes the following:
- the LOC107785733 gene encoding uncharacterized protein LOC107785733 has product MVEDLDPVQLDSNDSSKKSYIGHKLSEPDMPGIPKDVARHKLNVNPLYPPLRQIRRKFNATINEAVSDEQISFHTTAAPIPSIAASFSTFPSSLVAALLLLLELLICQAYAYILNNCDEVQEYIREHEVEVNNQRRGSRWSNAKNHSQNFSQWFETRVLHEDVSDLIKQLSIGPNSIAKRYSGYLINGYRFHTRQRDARHKTQNSGVTLDVLMTSFASSKDKTPVDANLTYYGRIIDIVELDYYGHFKVVLFKCDWYEVEEDIYGFTYVFFNKKCYQEEPLILAYQAYQCFYVQDPYD; this is encoded by the exons ATGGTAGAAGACCTCGATCCCGTCCAACTAGACAGCAACGACAGCAGCAAAAAGTCTTACATCGGACATAAACTCTCAGAACCAG ATATGCCTGGTATCCCAAAAGACGTAGCCAGACACAAGTTGAATGTTAACCCACTCTACCCACCACTGCGgcaaataagaagaaaattcaacGCCACAATCAACGAGGCCGTCAGTGATGAA CAAATCAGTTTCCACACCACCGCTGCTCCAATACCGTCAATTGCTGCTTCTTTTTCTACGTTTCCTTCATCCTTGGTTGCTGCTCTTCTATTGCTTTTAGAATT GTTAATATGTCAGGCATATGCATACATATTGAACAATTGTGATGAAGTTCAAGAATACATCAG AGAACATGAGGTGGAGGTTAATAATCAGAGGCGAGGATCTAGATGGAGCAACGCTAAAAATCATAGTCAAAACTTCTCTCAATGGTTTGAAACTCGTGTATTGCATGAGGATGTGTCCGACCTGATAAAACAGTTATCCATAGGACCAAATTCAATTGCCAAAAGATATTCTGGGTATCTCATTAATGGATATAGATTCCATACGAGGCAGCGTGATGCAAGGCATAAAACGCAAAATAGTGGTGTTACATTAGATGTCCTAATGACAAGCTTTGCAAGCTCAAAGGATAAAACTCCAGTTGATGCGAATTTGACTTATTATGGCAGAATAATAGATATAGTTGAGTTAGACTACTATGGCCATTTTAAGGTTGTGTTGTTTAAGTGCGACTGGTATGAGGTTGAAGAAGATATTTATGGCTTTACCTATGTCTTCTTCAACAAGAAATGCTATCAGGAAGAGCCTCTTATTCTAGCATATCAAGCATACCAATGCTTTTATGTGCAAGATCCATATGATTAA